One segment of Chthoniobacterales bacterium DNA contains the following:
- a CDS encoding DUF2062 domain-containing protein, whose amino-acid sequence MSEPASKETKPEDAKERPGLWRRLNRWMRAHHMTLMTLPDTPHAIALGSAIGMFFGFTPLFTMKTLLAFLITWLCRANKTAAVITVTLHDVLLPLVPAMFFWQYRLGMWALYGRMPQRPGFRRVALWDFMEWTTFLTVGRPILVGSLFFAVPAALLVYFGLRGVLIRAHARRVEKTE is encoded by the coding sequence ATGAGCGAGCCGGCCTCGAAGGAAACGAAACCGGAAGACGCGAAAGAGCGTCCCGGGCTCTGGCGCCGGCTGAACCGCTGGATGCGCGCCCATCACATGACCTTGATGACGCTGCCGGATACTCCTCACGCGATCGCGCTCGGATCGGCCATCGGGATGTTTTTCGGGTTTACGCCGCTCTTCACGATGAAGACGTTGCTCGCGTTTCTGATCACGTGGCTCTGCCGCGCCAACAAGACGGCCGCTGTGATCACGGTGACGTTGCACGACGTTCTCCTGCCGCTCGTCCCGGCGATGTTCTTCTGGCAATACCGGCTTGGAATGTGGGCCCTGTATGGGCGCATGCCCCAACGTCCCGGCTTCCGGCGAGTGGCTCTCTGGGACTTTATGGAATGGACCACCTTCCTGACGGTGGGCCGGCCGATTCTGGTGGGATCGCTTTTCTTCGCCGTTCCCGCGGCTCTTCTCGTCTATTTCGGGCTTCGCGGAGTTCTCATCCGGGCCCACGCGCGCCGGGTGGAAAAAACAGAATAA
- a CDS encoding DUF72 domain-containing protein, with amino-acid sequence MGKKAKTESNILVGTASWSDPGFVEHWYPKKMPAGDRLGWYAGHFEMVEVNSTFYSAPDPRMVERWCYATPAGFVFDVKLHQLLSRHSTNLKLLPPALQKAAETDAKGKVTLTPEIEMAMVEQFRRSLAILEAAGKLGALLLQLSPGFSPRKNNLGELDDLLDALEGYRLAIELRNRNWVSDENREATFDFFRRKSATLVAVDAPVEKHFTIMPPDLNTITNPKLAYLRLHGRDARAYTTGKTVAARFNYDYSDEEIDEVANRARNLAKETKEVHVVFNNNARDYAPHAALRMRKALGQMIPPTARQSELF; translated from the coding sequence GTGGGGAAAAAGGCTAAGACGGAATCCAACATCCTCGTCGGCACGGCGAGCTGGTCGGACCCGGGGTTCGTCGAGCATTGGTATCCGAAGAAAATGCCGGCGGGCGATCGGCTGGGTTGGTACGCCGGGCATTTCGAGATGGTCGAGGTGAACTCGACGTTTTATTCGGCGCCGGATCCGCGAATGGTCGAGCGCTGGTGTTACGCCACGCCAGCGGGGTTCGTTTTCGACGTGAAACTGCATCAGTTGCTTTCGCGGCATTCGACGAACCTGAAGCTGCTTCCGCCGGCTTTGCAGAAAGCCGCCGAGACCGATGCTAAAGGCAAAGTGACGCTGACGCCGGAAATCGAAATGGCGATGGTCGAACAATTTCGCCGCTCGCTCGCCATCCTGGAGGCCGCGGGAAAGCTCGGCGCGTTGCTCCTGCAATTGTCGCCCGGCTTCTCGCCCCGAAAAAACAATCTAGGAGAGCTCGATGATTTGTTGGACGCGCTCGAAGGTTACCGGCTGGCGATTGAGCTCCGGAATCGAAACTGGGTGAGCGACGAAAATCGCGAAGCGACCTTCGATTTTTTCCGGCGAAAGTCCGCAACCCTCGTGGCGGTGGACGCGCCGGTGGAAAAACACTTCACCATCATGCCGCCGGACCTCAATACGATTACCAATCCGAAGCTAGCTTACTTGCGGCTTCACGGACGGGATGCCCGCGCTTACACGACCGGCAAGACTGTCGCCGCGCGCTTCAATTACGATTACAGCGACGAGGAAATCGACGAAGTCGCGAATCGTGCTCGCAACCTGGCGAAGGAGACAAAAGAAGTGCACGTGGTGTTTAACAACAATGCCCGAGACTATGCGCCGCACGCCGCCTTGCGAATGCGGAAGGCCCTCGGCCAAATGATTCCGCCCACGGCCCGGCAATCGGAGCTATTCTAA
- a CDS encoding MMPL family transporter, which yields MKLSSFMGKMPVPFAVHWWMLVLTGLLLGVVATFVDLKPVVEENFFFAASDPGVRQSQKIEKRFPAQPEMILTVSARDISSPKYLSRLQRLTQKVEAIDEVSSVKSLTNGPKSFQDARASPFWSRLLIAKNGKASNLIVFMERGKDPGKPIKRLEEIMHELEEKDFEIHLAGAPYVVERIRRSLTHDFWYFSLTAVVLFGLTMAAMFRSVRVFLGMLATCTSAVLLTLLLQSLFGKKIGVLTVNLGTIVFVVALSHLVYLTFNWQTLSKRLGKESSSLVAAALRMTFPASFWSMICASLGFASLLIVQAQPLRELGFGGVLGSVVALLCAYLMYPPFLRWAVPHKTKLVEVEPPRRFWSRRFVLPAAAVILISVVLGFGLFRVNTDPSLLDYFKPNEELREGLEYVDRNGGSNPLTLVVSAADGSKLNTDAAYEKLWTLQAALENYKSVGAVVSLPILLAEGDRAPFSFFISYETMMRMLEQPKYSRIGKSFVNEDRTQAVFLLRMIETRRDKLRSEVVDDLRSIVRKHGFKPALVGGIYYLQGRLAEMVASSLVTGLFWLNVLFVGIAWVVARSVRGALAMIVSLCLVPLCMLGGIGWLHVPMDIISAPATNVCIGIAIDSMIHLVFGVRRAQRDGKKGWEAWVAAREEQWRGIVYSDVIIAAGFAIFVLSDFPPTQRFGLVVLAGTIIDILANLVVLPLLGGAQWKTKRTA from the coding sequence ATGAAGTTGAGTTCATTCATGGGGAAGATGCCGGTCCCGTTCGCGGTGCACTGGTGGATGCTGGTTCTGACCGGCCTCCTGTTGGGAGTGGTGGCGACCTTCGTCGATCTCAAGCCGGTGGTGGAAGAGAATTTTTTCTTCGCCGCAAGTGATCCCGGGGTCCGCCAGTCCCAAAAGATCGAGAAGCGTTTTCCGGCTCAGCCCGAGATGATCCTCACGGTATCGGCACGGGATATTTCTTCTCCAAAATACCTCAGCAGACTTCAACGGCTAACCCAGAAAGTCGAAGCGATCGATGAGGTGAGTAGCGTCAAAAGTTTGACGAACGGTCCGAAGAGTTTCCAAGACGCGCGAGCCAGCCCGTTTTGGAGCCGGCTGCTGATCGCCAAAAACGGCAAGGCCAGCAATCTCATTGTCTTCATGGAACGCGGCAAAGACCCGGGCAAGCCCATCAAGCGTCTCGAGGAGATCATGCATGAGCTCGAGGAGAAGGATTTTGAAATTCATTTGGCTGGCGCGCCCTATGTCGTCGAGAGAATCCGGCGCAGCCTGACCCACGACTTCTGGTATTTCAGTCTTACCGCCGTGGTTCTCTTTGGGCTGACCATGGCGGCGATGTTCCGATCGGTGCGCGTCTTTCTCGGAATGCTCGCCACCTGCACGAGTGCGGTCTTGTTGACGTTGCTCCTCCAGTCACTCTTCGGGAAAAAGATCGGTGTCCTGACGGTCAACCTCGGCACCATCGTGTTTGTGGTGGCGCTGTCGCACCTGGTTTACCTGACCTTCAATTGGCAAACCCTCTCCAAACGCCTTGGAAAGGAATCGTCCAGCCTCGTGGCGGCCGCGTTGCGCATGACCTTTCCCGCTTCTTTCTGGTCGATGATTTGCGCTTCGCTTGGGTTCGCCAGCCTGTTGATTGTTCAAGCCCAGCCGTTACGCGAATTGGGATTCGGCGGCGTGCTCGGATCTGTGGTGGCCTTGCTTTGCGCCTACCTGATGTATCCGCCGTTTCTGCGCTGGGCGGTCCCGCACAAAACCAAATTGGTCGAGGTGGAGCCTCCCCGCCGTTTTTGGTCGCGCCGGTTCGTTCTGCCCGCGGCTGCGGTCATTCTGATCAGCGTCGTTTTGGGGTTTGGCCTGTTTCGAGTAAACACCGATCCGAGTCTGCTCGACTACTTCAAGCCGAACGAAGAATTGCGCGAAGGACTCGAATACGTGGACCGCAACGGCGGCTCGAACCCGCTCACCCTTGTCGTCTCCGCGGCGGATGGCAGCAAATTGAACACAGACGCCGCCTACGAGAAGCTCTGGACGCTCCAGGCGGCGCTGGAGAATTACAAAAGCGTGGGAGCGGTAGTTTCCCTTCCGATTCTCCTGGCCGAAGGCGATCGCGCGCCGTTCTCATTTTTCATCAGCTACGAGACGATGATGCGAATGCTCGAGCAGCCCAAGTACTCGCGGATTGGCAAGAGTTTTGTAAACGAGGATCGCACCCAGGCGGTGTTCCTCCTTCGCATGATTGAAACCCGCCGGGACAAACTCCGGTCAGAAGTGGTCGACGATCTGCGGTCCATCGTTCGAAAGCACGGATTCAAGCCCGCCCTGGTCGGCGGCATTTATTATTTGCAAGGTCGACTGGCGGAGATGGTCGCTTCCAGCCTGGTGACCGGCCTGTTTTGGCTGAACGTCTTGTTTGTCGGGATCGCCTGGGTCGTCGCCCGGTCGGTCCGCGGGGCCCTGGCCATGATTGTGAGTTTATGCCTGGTGCCGCTTTGCATGCTCGGCGGCATCGGTTGGTTGCACGTGCCGATGGATATCATCTCCGCGCCCGCCACTAATGTTTGCATCGGGATCGCGATCGATTCGATGATTCATCTCGTCTTCGGCGTTCGCCGCGCTCAACGCGACGGGAAAAAAGGATGGGAAGCCTGGGTCGCGGCCCGCGAGGAACAGTGGCGCGGAATCGTTTATTCCGACGTGATCATTGCGGCCGGTTTCGCCATTTTTGTGTTATCGGATTTCCCCCCGACGCAGCGTTTTGGCCTGGTAGTGCTCGCCGGCACGATTATCGACATCCTGGCCAATCTTGTCGTCCTGCCCCTTCTTGGCGGCGCCCAGTGGAAGACGAAACGGACCGCATAG